The Plasmodium brasilianum strain Bolivian I chromosome 11, whole genome shotgun sequence nucleotide sequence tattcatttaatagTGAATAAATTGtatcattttgaaaaattaaagtttctatataaacaattattctcttgtgtaaaaaatataaaaaaattagttttatatttatttaaaaataggaaGCATTGGTAACcgttttttttcaattataaaatgttataattaGTATGTAacgaaaatttataaatcttcaatacacatatttacacaaaaaggataactataaaatattataatattatatccttatgtttttaagtatatatttaaatataaataaacaaattaaaaacaatgttaaaaattattaactcAGTAAAGCTAATAGTCAAAATATAACTATGgtataataattacaatacaaataattattaattttgctacatatataaataaaaagaataaataatttaagaatGTATACTTTCATATAGAAGATATaaagtattaattttataagcaaaaatctaaaaacataaaatgtCTATTTACATTAGGGGAAATAAAAACAGTGttatcaaattttttagataaaaattgaaacaaatatatttcacGTATCACGGGTAAAAAAAgagtttacatatatatatatattattagatatatgtaattttatgtataatagtATAACATAatcaatttaaatatttccaaGGAACATTCTTTCGTATTATTCTAACAGGATTTCATAagtttacttatatatattttatttgttgtaATTACATTTCTACATAATTTACATTAATTTATAGGCAACATGAactaatgataaaataaatattggaattgttatgaatataaatggCGACAAAGCAGATGTACTTACCTGAAAATACCATGataataatgcaaaaaataataatgcagTAATGGATAATATAAGTggtttataaattttaatcaaattttgtaatttttttttaaatgcacCAATAGATTTACTTGATCTTTCATATTCAATTTCCAATGGTTTTAATACTTTTGTTGTATTCATTGAATCTACCTTccttacaatttttttttttaaaggtgatgtatttttttctgttgtCTTATATTCTTTCAATTGGAACAGTTTTtctatacttttatattcaGTATCAGTATCGCTATCATTTATTAATGAATCATAGGAACTTTCaagattatttttatttataaatgaattagATGATTTGGGAattttttcatcaaaataagatattttaaaattttctggCAGActtattttttgcattaatGCATTTAATCTAtttccaaaaatatattcatcttCCTCTACTATTTTCATTGCTTTCTCTTTTAAGTATGTGTATCTCTTTTGGAAATCTATATCTGTTTCCCCATATAGTAATCTTCTTTCCCTTgaatttattgttttatttagaTTTGTTTTCCTAATCCATGATTTTCcagatatatttttctaaaagtttgagtatatatttaatatttaaaaaaatattagtacgtttgtataaataaaatattaatttaaaaaagaaaacgtaagattaatataaattaataaaaattactttaaataattattatcataccACATAGGAATACTGATATATCcatattaataaagaaaatgaaagaacTTTGGTAAAggagaaatatttattcatttgttcTATCAT carries:
- a CDS encoding hypothetical protein (Plasmodium exported protein) codes for the protein MNKYFSFTKVLSFSLLIWIYQYSYVKNISGKSWIRKTNLNKTINSRERRLLYGETDIDFQKRYTYLKEKAMKIVEEDEYIFGNRLNALMQKISLPENFKISYFDEKIPKSSNSFINKNNLESSYDSLINDSDTDTEYKSIEKLFQLKEYKTTEKNTSPLKKKIVRKVDSMNTTKVLKPLEIEYERSSKSIGAFKKKLQNLIKIYKPLILSITALLFFALLSWYFQVSTSALSPFIFITIPIFILSLVHVAYKLM